The Arachis hypogaea cultivar Tifrunner chromosome 14, arahy.Tifrunner.gnm2.J5K5, whole genome shotgun sequence genome has a segment encoding these proteins:
- the LOC112743113 gene encoding pentatricopeptide repeat-containing protein At3g16610-like codes for MRDLDFERRRLRGARERLMLRETQLRAFYSTTEEIQVLFAKQQEQLKAMQKTLEDEENYENTSVDMDGVISGTPGRERSKHVSIGDKLKIPGFKKVIPGLCFNRFQLRDEFESNHWYVAQLESCIQSKSLSQGKIIHQHIIKNNSNIKDFSIILDKLTHLYVKCNEVELARQVFEKIPNPSVVCWNMMIRAYAWNAPFQQAIDLYYKMLQLGVTPNKFTFPFILKACSALQDIQVGQEIHKHAEQLGLEMDVYVCTALVDMYAKCGDLFQAQTLFNCMSSRDIVAWNAIIAGFSLHTLHNETMELLVQMQQAGIVPNSSTIVAVLPTVGQANALSQGKAIHGYSLRKMFSDSVVVGTGLLDMYAKCHHLSYARKIFDRMKQKNEICWSAMIGGYVACDFMTNALALFDEMVHVYELNPTPVTLASILRACAKLTDLNKGQSLHCYMIKSGMDLDTTVGNSLISIYAKCGMMEDAVGFLEEIVKDTVSYSGIMSGCVQNGHAEKALLIFRQMQLSGFEPDLATMMALLPACSHLAALQHGACCHGYSVIRGFTSESSICNAIIDMYSKCGKIHISRKVFDRMHKRDVVSWNTMIIGYGIHGECTEALSLFHESQVSGLKPDDVTFVAVLSACSHSGLVKEGKYWFNAMNQEFSITPRMAHYICMVDLLARAGNLDEAYIFIQRMPFEPDVRVWSALLAACRTHRNIEMGEEVSKRIQKLGPESTGNFVLMSNIYSSVGRWDDAAQIRTIQQHQGYKKSPGCSWVKVSGVIHGFIGGDQSHPQSASINKKLQELLVQMKRLGYSADSNFVLHDVEEEEKEQILLYHSEKIAIAFGLLNISPSKPILVTKNLRICVDCHSAIKFMALITNREIIVRDASRFHHFKNGICNCGDFW; via the exons GCAAGCATGTTTCTATAGGGGACAAGTTGAAGATTCCAGGTTTTAAAAAGGTAATTCCTGGATTATGTTTTAATAGATTCCAGTTGAGAGATGAGTTTGAGTCAAATCATTGGTACGTGGCCCAACTTGAATCCTGCATCCAATCCAAATCTCTTTCTCAAGGGAAGATTATACATCAACATATCATTAAGAACAATTCTAACATCAAAGATTTCTCCATTATCCTTGACAAGCTTACTCATCTCTATGTTAAATGTAATGAAGTCGAACTTGCccgccaagtgtttgagaaaattcCAAACCCAAGTGTTGTTTGTTGGAACATGATGATCAGAGCTTATGCCTGGAATGCACCCTTTCAACAAGCCATAGATTTGTACTATAAGATGTTGCAACTTGGGGTGACACCCAACAAATTCACTTTCCCTTTTATTCTCAAAGCTTGTTCGGCTCTGCAAGATATACAAGTTGGGCAAGAAATCCACAAGCATGCCGAGCAACTTGGTCTCGAAATGGACGTTTATGTTTGCACAGCCTTGGTTGACATGTATGCCAAATGTGGAGATTTGTTTCAAGCACAAACCTTATTTAATTGTATGTCCAGCAGGGATATTGTGGCATGGAATGCCATCATTGCTGGGTTTTCACTGCATACACTTCACAATGAAACTATGGAGTTACTTGTACAAATGCAACAAGCAGGAATAGTTCCCAATTCTTCAACTATTGTAGCAGTTCTACCCACAGTTGGACAAGCTAATGCATTAAGCCAGGGGAAGGCAATCCATGGTTACTCTTTAAGGAAAATGTTCAGTGACAGTGTTGTTGTTGGAACTGGTCTTTTGGATATGTATGCTAAATGCCATCATTTATCTTATGCCAGGAAGATTTTTGATCGGATGAAGCAAAAGAATGAGATATGTTGGAGTGCTATGATTGGAGGATATGTTGCTTGTGATTTCATGACAAATGCATTGGCCCTTTTTGATGAGATGGTACATGTTTATGAGTTAAACCCTACACCAGTTACTCTTGCAAGCATACTTCGAGCTTGTGCTAAGCTTACTGATTTGAACAAAGGGCAAAGCTTACATTGTTACATGATTAAATCAGGGATGGACTTAGATACAACGGTAGGAAACTCACTCATATCAATTTATGCTAAGTGTGGGATGATGGAGGATGCAGTCGGATTTCTTGAGGAAATTGTGAAG GATACAGTTTCATATAGTGGTATCATGTCAGGATGTGTGCAAAATGGCCATGCTGAGAAGGCTTTACTTATTTTTCGCCAGATGCAGTTGTCTGGGTTTGAACCAGATTTGGCAACCATGATGGCCCTTCTACCAGCTTGTTCACATTTGGCTGCTCTACAACATGGGGCCTGTTGCCATGGATACTCAGTCATTCGGGGCTTCACGTCAGAGTCGTCCATCTGTAATGCCATTATTGACATGTACTCAAAGTGTGGAAAGATTCATATCAGCAGGAAAGTTTTTGATAGGATGCATAAACGGGATGTGGTTTCATGGAATACAATGATAATTGGTTATGGTATTCATGGGGAATGCACAGAGGCACTTTCTTTATTCCATGAGTCTCAGGTTTCAGGCTTGAAGCCAGATGATGTGACCTTTGTTGCTGTTTTATCTGCCTGCAGCCATTCAGGGCTTGTCAAGGAAGGGAAATATTGGTTTAATGCCATGAACCAAGAGTTCAGCATCACTCCAAGAATGGCACATTATATTTGCATGGTGGACCTTCTCGCCCGAGCAGGAAATTTGGATGAAGCATACATCTTTATTCAAAGGATGCCATTCGAGCCTGATGTTCGTGTATGGAGTGCATTGCTTGCTGCATGTAGGACCCACAGAAATATTGAAATGGGGGAAGAAGTGTCAAAGAGGATCCAGAAGCTGGGACCTGAAAGTACAGGAAACTTTGTTCTTATGTCAAACATCTATAGCTCTGTTGGGAGATGGGATGATGCAGCACAAATCAGAACAATACAACAGCATCAAGGTTACAAGAAAAGCCCAGGATGCAGTTGGGTTAAGGTCTCTGGCGTAATCCATGGATTTATTGGCGGGGATCAATCTCATCCACAATCAGCatccataaataaaaaattacaggaGCTGCTAGTGCAAATGAAAAGGCTGGGATACAGTGCAGATTCTAATTTTGTTCTCCatgatgttgaagaagaggagaaagaacAGATTCTCCTATATCATAGTGAAAAAATAGCCATTGCATTTGGACTTCTTAATATCAGCCCCTCCAAGCCCATTCTAGTTACAAAAAATCTGAGAATTTGTGTTGACTGCCATTCTGCAATAAAGTTTATGGCACTCATAACAAATAGGGAGATAATAGTGAGAGATGCAAGTCGATTCCATCATTTTAAGAACGGCATATGCAATTGTGGGGATTTCTGGTGA
- the LOC112743953 gene encoding uncharacterized protein encodes MGNGSSVSREHEEWRRLTDAAAKREKELQETIDKFQESERERRLLIEMLTSNLEDTKKKLIVSDSKVRQLENRLHEERLTTAHGVKKIGELDQEKRRLMKDLESEKAAREEALSKVSVLELQINSAMQDLDSERRRLRGARERLKLQETQLRAFHSTCERAIKVYAKNS; translated from the exons ATGGGAAACGGTTCAAGTGTTTCTCGGGAACACGAGGAATGGAGACGACTCACTGATGCTGCTGCTAAAAGAGAAAAGGAGCTACAAGAAACAATAGATAAGTTTCAG GAGTCTGAGAGAGAAAGGCGTTTACTCATCGAGATGTTGACGTCAAATCTT GAGGATACCAAGAAGAAGCTAATTGTCTCTGATAGTAAGGTTCGCCAATTGGAAAACCGATTACATGAAGAGAGGCTGACCACTGCACACGGAGTAAAG AAAATTGGAGAACTTGATCAGGAAaaaagaagattaatgaaagacCTTGAGAGTGAAAAG GCAGCCCGAGAAGAAGCACTCTCGAAGGTTTCTGTTCTTGAGCTTCAGATAAATTCTGCAATGCAAGATCTTGATTCAGAGAGGCGGAGGTTAAGAGGTGCCAGGGAAAGGCTAAAGCTTCA GGAAACACAACTTCGGGCATTTCATTCAACATGTGAGCGAGCAATTAAAGTCTATGCAAAGAACTCTTGA